The following proteins are co-located in the Cryptomeria japonica unplaced genomic scaffold, Sugi_1.0 HiC_scaffold_1096, whole genome shotgun sequence genome:
- the LOC131058338 gene encoding putative germin-like protein 2-1: MANRMIYFTLGLFLLICCYSDRVMAGDPDPLQDFCVADEESNVLVNGFVCKDPMQVSANDFFFRGLGQAGNTDNDVGSNVTMANVKQIPGLNTFGISLVRIDYAVGGINPPHTHPRATEVLVLLEGQLLVGFIDTSNKFFSKTLEKGDVFVFPKALVHFQQNVGHENAVAIAGLTSQFPGVQTIANSLFAANPPLPDSVLSKAFRITQELVNYIQKKFAY, from the exons ATGGCTAACCGCATGATTTACTTCACGTTGGGACTTTTTCTGTTGATATGCTGTTACAGCGACAGGGTCATGGCAGGGGATCCGGATCCCTTGCAAGATTTCTGCGTTGCAGATGAGGAAAGCAACG TTTTGGTGAACGGGTTCGTTTGCAAAGACCCAATGCAAGTTTCAGCAAACGATTTCTTCTTCCGGGGACTTGGGCAGGCAGGGAACACCGACAATGATGTGGGCTCCAACGTAACGATGGCGAACGTTAAACAGATACCAGGCCTCAATACGTTTGGAATATCGTTGGTCCGCATCGACTACGCAgtgggtggaataaatcctcctcacacacacccaagagccaccgaagttcttgttttactggaaggccagcttcttgtgggtttcattgacacCAGCAACAAATTTTTCAGCAAAACTttggagaagggagatgtgtttgtgtttccaaaggcacttgttcatttccagcagaatgtggggCATGAAAATGCAGTGGCCATAGCTGGATTGACCAGCCAGTTTCCCGGAGTTCAGACAATCGCCAATTCTCTGTTTGCGGCGAATCCCCCTCTCCCCGATTCCGTTTTGAGCAAGGCCTTCCGCATCACCCAGGAACTGGTgaattacattcaaaagaaattcgcatactaa